The segment GACCAATTACCAAAGAAGAGCCAAGCGAAGAAGAAGTGCAAAAGCAAATAAGGGAAACCTTAGAGAAACTTCAGGGCAAATCTGGTAAAGGAAAGGGTGCGAAATATAGAAGAGATAAAAGAGATCAACACCGTCAAAGATCTGAAGACGATGCAGCACAGCTGGAAACCGATAGCAAAATTCTTAAAGTAACAGAGTTTGTTACCGTAAGCGAGGTTGCTACAATGATGGATGTCCCCGTGACAAAGATTATTTCGGCTTGTATGTCTTTGGGAATGATGGTAACGATGAATCAGCGTCTTGATGCTGAAACTCTTTCAATCGTTGCTGATGAGTTTGACTATGAAGTTGAATTCGTTTCCGCAGATATTGAAGATGTTACTGAAGCAGTAGAAGATTCTCCGGAAGATCTTAAACCAAGAGCACCGATAGTCACCGTTATGGGTCACGTAGATCACGGTAAAACATCTCTTCTTGATTATATTCGTGAAGAAAATGTAATTGCAGGTGAAAGTGGTGGTATAACACAGCACATTGGTGCCTACGGTGTGGAACTTGAAAACGGTCAAAAAATAGCATTTTTAGATACACCGGGTCACGAGGCCTTTACCGCGATGCGGGCAAGGGGTGCACAGGTAACAGATATTGCTATTATCGTTATCGCGGCAGATGATGATGTGATGCCACAAACAAAAGAGGCTATTTCTCACGCCCAGGCGGCGGGAGTGCCAATAGTTTTTGCCATCAACAAATCTGATCTTCCAACGGCAAACCCTGAAAAAATTAAAGAAAAACTGGCAGGTATGAATCTGCTTGTTGAAGACTGGGGAGGAAAAATCCAGTCTCACGATATATCAGCTAAAACAGGAATGGGTGTGAAGGAACTACTTGAGAAAGTACTTCTGGAAGCTGAAATTCTTGAATTACAGGCTAACCCTAACAAACCTGCAAAAGGAACTGTGGTTGAAGCTTTTCTTGATAAAGGAAGAGGTTATGTTTCGACAATTCTTGTACAGGAAGGTTCTTTAAAGATTGGAGATTACGTTCTTGCAGGTAGGCATAGTGGTAAAGTAAAAGCCATGCAGGACGAAAGAGGAAAAGATGTGGCAGTTGCAGGACCTGCAACTCCGGTTTCCATTCTGGGTCTTGATGGTGCACCACAGGCAGGTGATAAGTTTAAGGTAATGCTTGATGAGCGTGAAGCCAAGGATATTGCCGCAAAACGTACACAACTTCAAAGAGAGCAATCTGTAAGAACTCAAAGACATATCACTCTTGATGAAATTGGAAGACGTATTGCACTTGGAGACTTCAAGGAGATCAATATCATTCTTAAAGGTGACGTGGATGGTTCTGTTGAAGCATTGACAGACAGTTTCCAGAAATTGTCTACGGAAGAAATTCAGGTAAATATTATCCATAAAGGAGTTGGACCAATTACAGAGAGCGACGTTCTTCTGGCTTCAGCTTCAGATGCAGTTATTATAGGATTTAACGTACGTCCTGCCGGAAATGCAAGACAGCTTGCAGATAAGGAAGAAATAGACGTAAGGTTATATTCTATCATCTATGATGCGATCAATGATCTTCGTGATGCTATGGAAGGAATGCTTTCTCCTGAAATGAAGGAAGAAATTACTGGTACCGCAGAAATTAGAGAAACCTTCAAAATTTCTAAAATTGGAACAATTGCTGGTTGTATGGTTACATCTGGTAAGATCTTTAGAAATAATGGAGTTCGTTTAATACGGGATGGAGTGGTAGTTTACACTGGTGAGCTAACATCTCTTAAGAGATTTAAAGATGACGTGAAAGAAGTTTCTAAAGGTTATGACTGTGGTATGCAAATCAAGAATTATAATGACATCCAGGAAGGTGATGTTATTGAAGGATACCAGGAAGTAGCTGTTAAGAAGAAAATGAAATAAGATTTATAAAGTAAAATTAAAAAAGGCTGTCACGAAAGTGGCAGCCTTTTTTTATATGTTATTTGTACTGATATTTTAAGAATAAAGCTCCCTCTCCTTTTGAGAGGGCGGGGGGAGAGGATTATCCTCGTTGTGGTTTTGGAATAAAAGCTGCGGGAAAATCCTGTTTTATTTTTAATAAAGCCCGGTCTGCTTCCAGCCTGTTTCTAAAATTACCTATCCACACTTTATAATTTGGGGTTTCATAAATTATTTGAGAAGGCCAGGAATTATATTTGCTTCTAAATTCTTTTATTACTTCACTAGCCTGATTATTGTCACCATAGTATAACTGTATCTGGTAACGTTCCCCAAGTTTTCCATCCTTTGTCATTTGGGACTTTAATTCCACTAACTGAGGGATCATTTCACTTTGTTGAACGTTTACCTGCCCTGTTTGGGAAAATGCAGAGTACTGAATTCCCAGAATAAAAATCCCTGCGAAAAACAAGTTTTGGACACTTAAAATTCTCATCTTTAAAAGTTTTGTGTAAAAGTAAAAACTATAACTGAATAAGGCTATATTTTATTATTTAGAACAAATATAAATTATCCGTTAACGCCATGCTAACATTTTCCAAATCGACTTTAAGTGTTACTTTTGTCGCTGAATTTTAGGGGTGCGTTAAGTTGCTTTATTCCTATTATCGTGCCAAAAAAAGATGCTAATTCAACTTATAATATGAAAAAGGTGAAAATCCGCCATTCAGCCCTTCGTGTGCTTCTTCTCAGCATTTCGATGTTTATATCATCTACCATTCTTACTTTAGCTCAGGATAATTCCATCCAAGAGGAACAAGCAGATCCACAGGAAACCGTGGGTGGCCCTCAGGAATCTAATGTTGAAGCTCCGGCAAGTGGAGATGCCGCAGCCGGAAAAAATCTTTTTAATTCTCTTTGTGCTGCCTGTCATAAACTTGATTCCAAATCCATTGGACCACCCCTTAGAGGGGTAGCTGAAAGAAGAGATCAGGAGTGGTTACATGACTGGATCCAAAATAGTCAGGCTCTTATTGCAGCCGGAGATCCACATGCTCTTGAAATTTATAATGAATACAACCAGGTGGCCATGCCGCCTTTCCCTCAATTAAGTGAGGGGGATATAGATAATATACTTGCTTATACCAGTGAACCTAAAGCGGTTCCTCAGCCAAAGCAACCTGGAGGTGATGCTGCCGGAACAGGATCGGGAGGAGGCGGAGTTTCCACCGATATAATTCTGGCGATACTGGCATTTGTGCTTTTAATGTTGCTTGCAATTTTATTCCTGGTTAATAAAACTCTTAGAAAGTTTGCAACTGCCAGTGGAATAGAGCTTCCTGAAAAGCCAAAAAGAACTCCAATCTGGAAATCGTTTGTTCAAAATCAATTTCTGGTCCTTGTAAGTGCTGTTTTACTATTGCTTGTTGCTGCTTACGGAATGTATGGTTTCTTTATGCAGGTAGGTATAGATCAGGGATATCAACCAATACAGCCAATACATTTTTCACACAAAATACATGCGGGAGATAACCAGATAGAATGTAAATTCTGTCACTCTTCTGCAAGAGTTTCCAAAACTTCAGGAATTCCTTCTCTTAACGTTTGTATGAACTGTCACAAGTCTATTGGCGAAGTTGCTGAAGAAACTGCGACTGACGAATACAGTAAAAATTTCTACGATCAGGAAATCCAGAAATTATATGCAGCCGTTGGCTGGGATCCTGCAGCTCAGGCTTATACAGGAGAAGAGGAGCTTAGTAAAATGGATAAGAATTCATAACCTTCCAGATTTTGCATACTTTAATCACTCTCAACACGTAGAGGTAGGAGGTATTGCCTGTCAAACCTGTCACGGCCCTGTTCAGGAAATGGAGATTATGTATCAAAATGCTCCTTTAACTATGGGCTGGTGTATCAATTGCCACCGCGAAACCAATGTGAAGACAGAGGGGAATGAATATTATGAAAAAATTCATGAAGAGCTGTCCAAAAAATATGGTTTGGAAGAATTGACTGTGGCTCAAATGGGTGGTACAGAATGTATGAAGTGCCACTATTAATCTAATACTAAAGAAGTAATATCTAAATATATGTCATCAAACAAGAAATACTGGCAAAGTGTTGAAGAGCTTAAAGAAGAGAGCTCTGTTGTTGAGGCGCTACAGCATAATGAATTTGCAGAAGAGATACCTACAGATGAATTTCTTGGCAATAAAGAATCTTTAGAAGGTTCCACTACTACACGGCGGGATTTTTTGAAGTATGTAGGTTTTAGTACCGCTGCTGCATCCCTTGCTGCCTGTGAAGGACCAGTGATTAGATCTATTCCTTATGTTGTTCAGCCAGATCGTATCGTTCCCGGGGTAGCAAATTATTATGCTACCACAATGGCTGATGGTTTTGATTTTGCCGGAGTTTTGGTAAAAACCCGTGAAGGACGACCAATTAAGATTGAAGTTAATACGATGGCCAATACAGGTGCTAATGCACGTGTACAGGCATCAGTTTTGTCATTATACGATTCACAAAGATTAAGACGACCAGTTGCTAACGGAGAAAAAGTTTCCTGGAAGAAGTTTGATACTGAAGTAAGAAAAGGACTGGAAGGTGTTTCAGGAGAAATTGCATTACTTACACCAACCTTTGCAAGTCCCTCAACTTCCAGACTAATCAGTGAATTTTCTCAGCAATTCGGTAATGTTAGACACGTTGTTTACGATACTATTTCTGAAGATGCTGCATTAAGTGCTTTTGAAGGGAAATACGGCCGAAGAGCACTTCCTAATTATGATTTCTCGCAGGCAGAAGTTATTGTTTCTGTTGGTGCAGATTTCCTTGGAGATTGGGCTTATGGAGGTCACGACTCCAAATATGCGCGTGGTAGGGTTCCTAAAAATGGAAAAATGTCCCGCCACATTCAATTTGAATCTACTATGTCTATTACAGGTGCAAACGCCGATAAGCGTGTGCCTGTAAAATTAAGTGAGCAAAGAGCCGTTCTTGCTGCTCTTTATGGTCATATTGTAGGTGGAGGAGCAGGAGCAGGCAATCTTCCCGCCAAAGTGGGTGAGGCAGTTGAAAAGGCTGCAGCTCAATTGAGAAGCGCAGGTAGTAGAGCAGTGGTTATATCTGGAATTCCAGATGTTGATGCGCAGTCCCTTGTGCTTTCAATTAACGAGGCTCTTGGCAGTAGAATAATGGATACTCAAAATCCAAGGTTGCTTAGACAGGGTAATTCTGCTGAAGTACAGCGCCTTGTTCAGGATATGAATGCGGGAAGAATAGGAGCAATTATAATAGCTGGTGTAAATCCTGCCTATAGTCTTCCAAATGCTGATGAATTTGTAGAAGGGTTAAAACAGGTAGAACTATCTGTGGCCTATTCTATGAAGGCAGATGAAACTGCAAAATTATGTAAGTTCATAGGTGCAACTCCGCATTACCTGGAAAGTTGGGGAGATATTCAGTTTACGCCTCGACAGGTAACCCTGATGCAGCCGACTATCAGACCGCTTTTTGACACAAGACAATTTCAGGATAGTCTTTTGAAATTAACAAATAATCAGACTTCCTTTTACGATTATATTAGAGAAACTTGGACAGGTTCTCTTGGAGACAAAACCTGGGCAGACGTTTTACACGACGGATACTTTGAGTCAGCCGGACCTTCCGGAGTTACTTTAGGAAGTAATCAAACAGCAGCAGCTGCAGGTTCTGCGGCACAAGCTATGTGATTCTCCCGTAACAGCTACTCCACGTAGGAATGATGATGCGACAGCGGTTCGAAATCTTTCCGCAGCTGTAGAAAATACAGGTTACGAGTTGGAGCTTTATACTTCTGTTGGTTTAGGAGATGGTCAACAGGCTAACAACCCATGGCTGCAGGAATTTCCTGATCCTATTACCCGGGTTTCCTGGGATAACTATTTAAAAGTTTCCATGGCCGATGCTGAGGCGCTGGGGGTAATGAATGAACATGCCTCAAACGGTGGCCTTAATGGTAGCTATGTAAATCTTAAGGTAGGTGATACGGTACTGGAAAAAATCCCTGTTTACATTCAGCCGGGCCAGGCAAGAGGAACTGTTGCTCTTGCACTGGGATATGGAAAAAAAGAAGGAGTCCAGGAGGAAATGCAGGTAGGAGTAAATGCTTACCCTTTATATAAGAACTTCAGCTCTTACCAGAATGTGAGTATTGAAAAGGCTTAGTGGAATACACGAGTTTGCCTGCGTTCAATTGCATAAGACCTTAATGGGAAGAGGAGATATTATTAAAGAAACCACTCTTGAGATCTTCAATACTAAAGATGCTCACGTTTGGAATTCAATGCCAGAAGTTTCCCTAAATCACATTGAAACTCCTGTTACCTCTCCAGATGTTGACTTGTGGAACGGGTTTGACCGTACTCAGGGACATCATTTTAATATGTCCATAGACCTCAATGCGTGTACAGGTTGTGGCGCTTGTGTAATAGCCTGTCATATCGAAAACAATGTGCCTGTGGTAGGAAAACAGGAAGTGAGAAAGTTCCGTGATATGCACTGGTTGAGAATAGATCGTTATTTCTCTTCTGAAGAGACTTTTGAAGAAGATATCAATAAAAAGGATAATATAGCAGGTTTAGGTAGTTCTCTTTCAGAATTTGGAGAATTGGAAAGCCCTTCAGATAATCCTCAGGTTGTTTTCCAGCCAATGCTTTGTCAACACTGTAACCACGCTCCGTGTGAAACAGTATGTCCTGTGGCCGCGACTATGCACGGTCGCCAGGGTCAAAACCAGATGGTTTATAACCGTTGTGTAGGAACAAGATACTGTGCGAACAACTGTCCTTACAAGGTTAGAAGGTTCAACTGGTTCAAGTATAACAGAAACGACGAGTTTGACTATCATATGAACAACGACCTTGGACGTATGGTATTAAATCCTGATGTAACGGTGAGATCCCGTGGTGTGATGGAGAAATGTTCTTTCTGTATTCAGAAAACTCAAAAGACGATCCTGGATGCTAAACGTGATGGCCGCGCTTTACCGGGAGATGAATTTGAGACAGCCTGTTCTCTTGCCTGTGATAAAGGTGCTATAGTATTTGGAGATGTAAATGATGAAACAAGTGTCGTGGCCAGAGAAAAGGAAAATGACAGAATGTACCACACTCTTGAATACCTTGGTACAAAACCAAATGTGATGTACCAAACGAAAGTTAGAAATACATCAGAAGCTTAGTTAATTAAATAAAGAATCAATTATAAAAGGATATGTCTCATTACGAAGCACCTATACGAAAGCCTCTAGTTACTCGCGATAAGTCCTATCACGATGTAACCCTCGATGTGGTTGCGCTTAGTTGAAGGAAAGGCTAATAAAGCCTGGTGGATTGTTTTTTCCATCGCTCTTATAGCATTTCTTTGGGGTTTAGGTTGTATTATATATACTGTTTCAACAGGTATTGGA is part of the Antarcticibacterium sp. 1MA-6-2 genome and harbors:
- the infB gene encoding translation initiation factor IF-2, translating into MAEAKTMRLNKVLREFNISLDRAVEYLNSQGHDIEARPTTKISEEVYQVLFDEFQTDKSKKVASKEVGEEKRKEKEELRMAREREMEDRKKAEQRQQEVISARTKLEGPKQVGKIDLDKKPEEKPAEVEKPKEIKETPQPKVEAPEPPKEEEPKTAIQEPVRDAPTAKKEEAPKEVKEEKEEKAPEQKEAPVEPAPKAEETPVKEEEKPVAKEEQSDTIKTNYTKLNGPNFTGEKIDLSQFKKPVKKKDEKKAAEDKEKEKRKKRRRRISKDVKGTAAAPGAAGGANKGGGNRGGKKPSRPITKEEPSEEEVQKQIRETLEKLQGKSGKGKGAKYRRDKRDQHRQRSEDDAAQLETDSKILKVTEFVTVSEVATMMDVPVTKIISACMSLGMMVTMNQRLDAETLSIVADEFDYEVEFVSADIEDVTEAVEDSPEDLKPRAPIVTVMGHVDHGKTSLLDYIREENVIAGESGGITQHIGAYGVELENGQKIAFLDTPGHEAFTAMRARGAQVTDIAIIVIAADDDVMPQTKEAISHAQAAGVPIVFAINKSDLPTANPEKIKEKLAGMNLLVEDWGGKIQSHDISAKTGMGVKELLEKVLLEAEILELQANPNKPAKGTVVEAFLDKGRGYVSTILVQEGSLKIGDYVLAGRHSGKVKAMQDERGKDVAVAGPATPVSILGLDGAPQAGDKFKVMLDEREAKDIAAKRTQLQREQSVRTQRHITLDEIGRRIALGDFKEINIILKGDVDGSVEALTDSFQKLSTEEIQVNIIHKGVGPITESDVLLASASDAVIIGFNVRPAGNARQLADKEEIDVRLYSIIYDAINDLRDAMEGMLSPEMKEEITGTAEIRETFKISKIGTIAGCMVTSGKIFRNNGVRLIRDGVVVYTGELTSLKRFKDDVKEVSKGYDCGMQIKNYNDIQEGDVIEGYQEVAVKKKMK
- a CDS encoding SPOR domain-containing protein, coding for MRILSVQNLFFAGIFILGIQYSAFSQTGQVNVQQSEMIPQLVELKSQMTKDGKLGERYQIQLYYGDNNQASEVIKEFRSKYNSWPSQIIYETPNYKVWIGNFRNRLEADRALLKIKQDFPAAFIPKPQRG